The sequence TGTCAGTATTAAAACCTTATCCTCCCTCCTGACGCACAGGTTGTTCAAAAAGAGGTTTCTTATTCCCCTCTTCAGTTCCTCATCCCTCCAGTCAAACATTCCTTCCTCCCTTTTTAAAGTGGACTGTAAACGTTGTTCCTTTTCCCTCTTTACTCTCCACATCTATCTTCCAGTTGTGAAATTTAACTATCTCCCTGACGATTGAAAGACCAACTCCCTGGCCGGAGCTCTCCTCTCCCTTTACAAACCTATCAAAGATTTTAGGAAGTAGCTCTTTGCTGATTCCCCTTCCCGTGTCCAAAACCCTCAGGTAGTTTTCTGTAAGTTCAACTTCAACCCTACCTCTATTTGTAAAATTTATTGCATTGCTCAGGAGGTTTCTCACCATTTGACTGTAGAGAACCTTGTCGGCTGGTAAGCTGACGTCTACCAACTTGTAGATTAGCTTGATTCCTTTATTCTCTGCCTCTTTCCTCAGTTCGTTGATAACTTCCTCTGTTATAGGTCTAAGATTAATCCAGCTAAAGTTTAAGTGGGAGTACTTAAAGAGGTTCTCTATACCTCCAACGATTGAGTTAAGTTCCCTCAATTTTTCAAGAACCTCCTCCAAGATTTCTCTCTCCTCGCAGTTTCCGTAAAGAAGAAGGTACTCAAGATTTCCTACTGCGCTTGATAGGGGAGTCTTTATCTCGTGAGAAAGGGTTGAAACTACGCTTTTCTTAATGTTTTCAAACTCCTCGTTGAGTGAAACATCG is a genomic window of Balnearium lithotrophicum containing:
- a CDS encoding sensor histidine kinase; translated protein: MKRSGELDTSLLAEIQNEFEEITVVDEKGYILGSNYKKLWDIFPFPEVISSFEEVLKGGRSSCKVKEEKTYLLKFKRVRDFILILKSDVSLNEEFENIKKSVVSTLSHEIKTPLSSAVGNLEYLLLYGNCEEREILEEVLEKLRELNSIVGGIENLFKYSHLNFSWINLRPITEEVINELRKEAENKGIKLIYKLVDVSLPADKVLYSQMVRNLLSNAINFTNRGRVEVELTENYLRVLDTGRGISKELLPKIFDRFVKGEESSGQGVGLSIVREIVKFHNWKIDVESKEGKGTTFTVHFKKGGRNV